The following are encoded together in the Streptomyces tsukubensis genome:
- a CDS encoding ATP-binding cassette domain-containing protein has product MLTLRGLTKRYGGRTAVDALTVDVVPGKVTGFLGPNGAGKSTTMRMILGLDRPTSGTALINGKRYGEFAQPLREVGALLDARAAHPRRTARGHLLAMASSQGMGARRVAEVLDIVGLTDVAGERAGSYSLGMAQRLGIAGALLGDPGLLLLDEPVNGLDPDGVRWIRTLLRTLAGEGRTVLVSSHLMSEMERTADRLVVIGKGRLIAEAPVTDILARGRTGAVTVRGPEPEALRAFAGVLTDEGARVRESAPGELDVTGLGLERVGDLAHERHVRLHELRASGTSLESAYMRLTSDAVEYGQRPTPTAA; this is encoded by the coding sequence ATGCTCACGCTGCGGGGGCTCACCAAAAGATACGGCGGGAGGACCGCCGTGGACGCGCTGACGGTGGACGTGGTCCCCGGAAAGGTCACCGGGTTCCTCGGCCCCAACGGCGCGGGCAAGTCCACCACGATGCGGATGATCCTGGGGCTCGACCGCCCCACGTCGGGGACGGCGCTCATCAACGGCAAGCGGTACGGGGAGTTCGCCCAGCCCCTTCGTGAGGTGGGCGCCCTGCTGGACGCCAGGGCCGCGCACCCGAGGCGTACCGCCCGCGGCCACCTGCTGGCCATGGCCAGCAGCCAGGGCATGGGGGCGCGGCGCGTGGCCGAGGTCCTGGACATCGTGGGCCTCACCGACGTGGCGGGCGAACGAGCGGGTTCCTACTCGCTCGGCATGGCCCAACGGCTCGGCATCGCGGGAGCGTTGCTCGGAGACCCGGGACTGCTGCTGCTCGACGAGCCGGTCAACGGCCTCGACCCCGACGGGGTGCGGTGGATCCGGACCCTGCTGCGCACACTCGCCGGGGAGGGCCGCACGGTCCTCGTCTCCAGCCACCTCATGAGCGAGATGGAACGCACCGCGGACCGACTGGTCGTCATCGGCAAGGGACGGCTGATCGCAGAGGCCCCCGTCACCGACATCTTGGCCAGGGGTCGCACGGGAGCCGTCACCGTGCGCGGCCCCGAGCCGGAGGCACTACGGGCCTTCGCGGGGGTCCTCACCGACGAGGGCGCCCGGGTGCGGGAGAGCGCGCCGGGGGAACTGGACGTCACAGGGCTGGGCCTGGAACGCGTCGGAGACCTGGCCCACGAGCGCCACGTACGGCTGCACGAGCTGCGCGCCTCGGGGACATCACTGGAGTCCGCGTACATGCGGCTGACGTCGGACGCCGTGGAGTACGG
- a CDS encoding response regulator, with the protein MIRVVLADDESMVRAGIRAILAAGEIEVVAEASDGHAAVEAVAAYRPDVCLLDIRMPGLDGLRAAEELRTVAPTTAVAMLTTFSEDEYIVSALGSGAAGFLLKSGSPRELIAGVQAIAGGGAYLSPSVARRVIGHLGAGSRFGRETAARARLAGLTPREREVLAQIGAGLSNAEIAGRLHVVESTVKSFVSQIFIRLGLRNRVQAAVLAHEAGLTDDVRLEG; encoded by the coding sequence ATGATCCGAGTGGTGCTCGCTGACGACGAGTCGATGGTCAGGGCGGGGATCCGGGCGATCCTGGCGGCGGGTGAGATCGAGGTGGTCGCCGAGGCGTCCGACGGCCACGCGGCCGTGGAGGCGGTGGCCGCGTACCGCCCCGACGTCTGTCTCCTCGACATCCGTATGCCGGGGCTCGACGGGCTGCGGGCCGCCGAGGAGCTGCGAACGGTCGCGCCGACGACGGCGGTGGCCATGCTGACGACGTTCTCCGAGGACGAGTACATCGTCAGCGCCCTCGGCTCCGGAGCCGCCGGGTTCCTGCTGAAGTCGGGAAGCCCGAGGGAACTGATCGCCGGTGTCCAGGCCATCGCGGGCGGCGGGGCCTACCTCTCGCCGAGCGTGGCGCGCCGGGTCATCGGACATCTCGGCGCGGGGAGCCGCTTCGGAAGGGAGACGGCGGCGCGCGCCCGTCTCGCCGGGCTGACCCCGCGTGAACGGGAGGTCCTGGCACAGATCGGGGCCGGGCTCTCCAACGCGGAGATCGCGGGACGTCTGCACGTGGTCGAGTCGACGGTGAAGTCCTTCGTCAGCCAGATCTTCATCCGTCTCGGACTCAGGAACAGGGTGCAGGCCGCCGTACTGGCCCACGAGGCGGGACTCACGGACGATGTGCGCCTCGAAGGGTGA